TTTGTTGTTGGCTTACTTTGATAAAATTGTGTGATTTAAGCTTGACAAGCAGTAGTATTCTGTAGGAATCCATTCTGTATGTTTTATGATAAAGAATACCAGCAAACTGACCCAcgcaaaaagcaaaacaaaattaatttattaaacaaaactccAAAAGgcaacacagtaatacaatgtaTACAATCTACACACAAGGCAACAATCTCTCTGAATGTGTGAGCACAGGTTACATGTTCATagcacatttattaaattaaaaaaactaattcaacAAATTAACCTTTTAAAGCTGTGGAAATATTTCACTATTAGTGTTCTGAAACAgtaaaaagacatgattttaaaatcTACTGTTTAAAAATCTACTGTAGTGAAAGTGACTGTATAGCTCAAATTTTAATAGCAGCCCAGACtttgtactgttttaaataaaaaataataaaaccagtgaTTTTTCCATTTCAGtatttgtcattttctttatcataaaaaagacacattgcatgttttttttttttttttgtttgttttgtttgtttcttaagtAGAACTGAACTTTATCAGAACACTAAAGTTGCTGACAGACCACCTAGCTTGTAATGACAGATAAGCGATACATGGAGTCTCCTTTTAAAACTCTGAATGTTTTAAAGAAGGTCccaatgattaaataaaaaaataaaaaaaatagtgggAATGACCCAAAATGTTACTTTTGACACTTTGCATTATGGGAGGTGTAGTAATTGCACCAAGAGCCTTTGATGTTAAAAGCTGCTCTAGAACTACACATCCCAGGGTGCTCTGTGCTAAAAGTGAGATTTCCCCCATATACACTCATTTCACAAATACCACTTCACAAACCAAATTCAGCTAAACTGGGAAATGACTGGCCTTAAAAACAGAACTCAGTTTTTAATACTTGTTAATACTGATAATGTATCTGGAATGCATTACTAAAGCATTCTTCCAAAAAAGccaaaattcattcaaaatgttaaaaaataggTGGCACTTGTAGCATGTTCATTACTTCACATCTTCGTcttttcacacacaatttaatatAACAATTTAAAGAGCTCATGATGAACAGCAAACTCAAAgcctgattttttaaaatcccTGTCCAAACAGTCACATTATTCATTTTGGAAATCCCATCAACCTCCCCAAAACTATCCCTGTGTAAAACCTGTGCTGTTTCCAGATGGAAGATAAAAAGTTGTCCTAAAAAATGTGCACACATGTTGGGGGAGAAACATGTTCACAATGAGCAAAAGGGCTACTTGTGTATCTTTGGGATTTCCTTACCTGTACAGTAAAGGGTGCGTGTTAAACTTAGgggttaaaacaataataataataaactgaaacaatctttaaaaaaaggcttCTGAATAAAGCTTAATGTGCATTTTAATGACAGGAAAAGAATATAAACAATGTAAATTATGTTAAAGGTAGGAAGGGATCACTCCCTTACTTCCGTTTGCTTTTTGTGTCAGTTGTCTGGAAGACACTGGATGCAGACATGAGGTTTTCAATGTACTGTCCGAGGACCTGGTTTTCAGATTTGAGCTTCAGGTTTTCTTCCTTCACCGCATCCACACGCGCGGacagatcttaaaaaaaaaaaaaaaaaaaaaaaaaaaaaaagttaaatctgtAAGTATAATAAATCAAACTAGAACAGTTCAAAGTCAATATTAACTGAAGGATACACCTTTCTCCTGGTATTTCAGGCTTAGaaactgtacaattaaaaaaaactaagcaaCAGTTATAGTGCTACAGTGAACCCTTGTGCCTAATGGCGATCAAAAAATGGGCctcaaaaaaaaagagataatacatttttaaaatagggAACACCGCTAGATTATGTAACAATGTGACACAAGGGAACACAGATGGACAGGAAGacaaagtttaatcacaatttgacaaGTTGTTTCCTAGGTAAAAACACAGGCATCTATGGAGCCCAGACATTAAGCTCATAGAACAAGTATGGCATCACATCCACAGCTTTATTATTTAGTAGTGTTGGCATCCGACCTTCCAGGGTATGCTGGAGCTCCAGGACCTGATTAATAAGCCGCGTCTTTTCCTCCTGCTCCACCTGGTTTTCAGCATCACctgcacacgtacacacacacacacacaaacatgcatatATTAGATAGCAGCCATCAAGAATGTAGAGCCTGTCAACCTGAGACCTTCAGATTCATCTTTAAACAAGGATTTCAGGTCAACCTTCAAAGTACACAACCGTGAAAAAGCTTTTCTGAACTCTCAATCACAACAgcctcattttaaaaaaaagtgccagTTGACTGAGTACAGGGGTTAAATGAAATGGACtcataacctaaaaaaaaaaaaaaaaaaaaaaaaaaattgtaagactGTGTACAGTAAGTTTGCCAATGACCTAAACATTAATATTGTTAACCTATTGAAATTTATCAAGATTTTTATATAACGATGtttgcaccatttatttttatatgaaagaaaaataaaactttaaaatagtACAGAAGTAGTAACAAACAATGCTGGCAGTTTATGACAGGGCgggaagccctgcacatgaaaagcgtggtgctttgtttttgtattgtttatttatttattttagaatggggtaacCCTCGGCTCGTGTTgagtgtgtattattttgtgtattttttgtttttgtatttatttaaagatatatatatatatatatatatacgccgtAACCGCCGtaactgtgctttgttttgtatttaagtgTCTTTTGGCACAGGCGAGGTCGGCAGCTGGTCCTCTGccagtagtaattaaaaaaaacttgtgcagattgtggccaaggggtaatgaGATAACtgatagttaacccctcagccatagcagataaaagcctgcagtttgAGATGAGGAACGGTGGTGAGAGAGGACAACGAAACGTAAAGTAAAACCAAGACTAGACAGCATCAGTGAGGGcggttgcccagcctgacctgggtttttttgtttagtgttcatgatttgttttcttttaaccttttattctgctctgtgagcagtgtttctgtttaaatattttattttctttttatttaaataaatggcgccagaaaaagtcgagaaaaccattcaatggctgaatgagacagatttttttttttttttttttttttttttaaaaggggcgtgtgagcaatagccctagcagctgcaccacacagagataagcagacataaacaaaagaggtagctgcttctgcatccagagctcaaagaatatcatgaacatttgcagagctttttgagatgttatagtaataaaataattacttggatcacattattgaggagtttggtaataaaacgaatgatcaggagagaatttatcagtattcacgtctataaagaggtatgtgaaaaatacaacgagcgcagggtggagcttggctggagatgctgtactgatgtcgcttagcattacaatgccctttaaaccggttttacttggaaaaaatatattttaaccagcgtgtgtaaaataaacagcacatgtaaaaataaactggacctgacgtagctgacaggcgctgaataaatggactgcaaagggttaaaaaatatGTAGATTTTTCTGGGAATAGATAGTTAAAGCAACATGATTGCTCAGACTTAGGAGTGACATAAGTCAGGACTATTAATACTATACGACAATCCACATTTGAGCATTTTTCTTCAATTAGTCAAAATGACCTGGCTAATACAGTTAAGAAGATTTAATCCACTAAATACCACAGCATTAAACATTGTTAATGGCTCCCTCTTATCAGGTACTGTTCCTAACTCTTTCAAGACTGCAATTGTAAAGCCAGGGCTCATCTACCTTAGATCACAATGTTCTTAATAACTACAGGCATATTTCAAATCTATTTGAATTAACTAATTAAGTTTTAGAAAGAGTAGTTGCCGTGCAACCTAACAAACTTCGTGCAGTTCGTAACATAGATGAGAATTTTAAGTCTGGATTTTGGCCTTATCATAGCAGCAAGACAGCACATTAGAGTGCTTAATGATATGTTGTTATCATCTGACACGGGCACACCTTTGTTTCTTATACTATTAGATTGCTGCGTCTGACACTAttgatcattctgttttaattgatcgcCTTGAAAATCTGGTAGGACTGTCAGGTTGTGTTCTGTCTTGGTTTTGATCTTATCTCTCAAACAGAGACCTCTTTTTTGTCAAAAGGTTACATGCAGGGTCCCACAGGGCTCAGTTCTTGGCCCAACTGTGTTTCTTTGTATATGCTGCCTAACGGTAATATTATGCATAGCTATGGGGTTAATTTTCATTGTTACGATGATGATCCACAGTTATATTTATCCCTAAAACAGGGTGACACCTCGGCTGTAAATATTTTGAGCACCTGTCTTGCTGACGTAAAAAAAATGGATGCTTGAAGactttttaatgctaaactcaGATAATACAGAAGTGGTCAGTAAAAGaagcaaaggctgcccttcatatcagtgatatcatgtgatatcatggggcaagtacaaaATGGAAGAGGAGgctttggtctcagttcagctcctttTATATGGAATAAGGCAACCCCAGCTTAACAGAAGAAGCTGacagtcaacgaggtgcaaaagcaggaggagaggatgaggagcgtaaaggctgtttcccaggccaagcagggagaatggacgagaAAGGacagtgtggaacaatgcaagatcggctggcgagatctatggacaatggaacagagcaggatcagtttcctcattaggTCAACATATCacgttctcccatcaccacagaaacttaatctatgggtaggagaggatcggtgttgtcctttgtgttcatcgccagctacattaggtcacattttgacaggatgtaaggtgggtcttagccaaggacggtttactgcgatgtttggccttagcactggaaaacaagcgcagcatgaccaacaggttgacaccaattccagcaatatataTACGACACATTTTGACACATTAAGAACAACATTCCttcatccaggggagcaaccacaaagaaaaggtattaaaaccaaaacttgtctaggacaactggaagctgctagagactggaaatgctggcagatgttggacaacgacTTATTTTCTCACcggagattgccaccactaaccttcaacctgatattgtcttaTGGTCTGGTTCaccacgccttgttcacctggtagagttaacagtgccgtgagaggatgctgtggatgaggtgagTGAAAGGAAGAAAAGTcagtacgctcaactagctgctgaagcggaacagcaaggatggagagtccaggtttacccagtggaggtgggctgtcaag
The sequence above is a segment of the Polyodon spathula isolate WHYD16114869_AA chromosome 2, ASM1765450v1, whole genome shotgun sequence genome. Coding sequences within it:
- the LOC121330502 gene encoding short coiled-coil protein A — encoded protein: MNSDVDGDAENQVEQEEKTRLINQVLELQHTLEDLSARVDAVKEENLKLKSENQVLGQYIENLMSASSVFQTTDTKSKRK